GATCGCCTGCAACACCGCCAGCGCGCTCGCGCTCGACGACTTGCGTGCCGCGCTCGATATTCCCGTGCTCGGCGTCGTTGAAACCGGCGCAAACGCAGCCCAGGCTCACTCCCATAGCGGAGATGTGCTCGTCATCGCCACCGCCGCCACCGTGGAAAGCCACGCCTACGCCACCGCCTGCGCCGAGCGCAATCTGCGCGCGGTGGAGAAAGCCTGCCCGCTGCTCGTTCCGCTCGTCGAAGAGGGATGGATCGACCACCCCGTCACGCGCGAAGTCCTCAGCATCTACTTCACTGAACTCATGCACCAATCCAAAGCCGCAGCGCTCGCTCCTGACACACTGCTGCTCGGCTGCACCCACTATCCGCTGCTGCGCGAGCCTATCGAGCAGGCTATCCCCGCCCAGATTCGCGTCATTGACTCGGCCGAGGTCACCGCCGCGCAGGTCGCCGCCGCTGTGCATGCGCCCCAGGCGGGCACACCCGCCGCTCCACGCTTCTTCGCCACGGACTCACCGGCCAAATTCCAGCGCCTCGGCAGCCGCTTTCTGGGCCAGCCCATCGAGCATGTAGAGTTGATCGACCTCGAAGCCCTCGAAGCGCTCTAGCCGAGGCTGGTATGCTTTTCCATGGTGCAGACAGAGGAGTTTTCATGATCGATCTCAAAGGCCGCGTCGCCGTCGTCTTCGGAGTCGCCAACAAACGCAGCATCGCATGGGGCATCGTGCAGCAGTTGCACGCCGCCGGAGCCACTCTGGCCATCGGCTATCAGAATGAGCGCCTGCGCGCCGAGGCTGAAAGCCTGATTCAGGAAGTGCCGGGCGCCGAGGCATTCCAGTGCGATGTCTCGCAGGACGAGGAAATCGAGCGCGTCTTCGCGCAGTTCAAAGAGCGCTACGGCAAGCTCGACATTCTCGTGCATTCGGTCGCCTATGCGCCGGCCGATGCGCTCAAGAACGACTTCGTGCTCACTTCACGCGAAGACTTCCGTGTTGCGCATGACATCAGCGTCTACTCGCTCATCGCCCTCAGCCGCGCCGCGGCTCCGCTCATGACCGAGGGCGGCAGCATCATGACCCTCAGCTACTTTGGCGCGGAAAAAGTAGTGCCCCACTACAACGTGATGGGCGTCGCCAAGGCGGCACTCGAAGCAACCGTGCGCTACCTCGCCGCCGATCTCGGCAAGCAGAACATTCGCGTCAACGCCATCTCGGCCGGCCCCATCAAAACGCTGGCCGCGCGCGGCATCGGCGGTCTCGGAGACATGCTCAAGGCCCACGCCGATCGCGCTCCGCTGCATCGCAATACCGATCAGTCTGAGGTAGGCGGAGCGGCGGTATTTCTGGCCTCGCCCCTGGCCAGCGGCATCACCGGCGAAACCATTTATGTCGATAGCGGCTACAACATCATGGGCTTCTGATCGAGCCCCGAAATAGAAAGTCCCACGCTCACCGAGCGTGGGACTTTTCTTTTACCCCTGTGCGCCCGCCAGCGTAAACACCAGCGGAGCGTTCCAGTTGATCGCCACCTCGTTCATGCTGAAGGCCTGCCAGTCATCGAGCCACATGCGCATCGGCGGCTGCGTGGGCACTGTCTTCGCTGCCGGATCCCCCGGATGCCGGTTCGGCCCGCCGGAAAGCAACCCGGGCCACGGAGCCGCGATGCCATCCGCCACACTGGGCCGGTGGTGCGGATGCTGAAACGGATTCGTGCCCACATGCGTCACCCACGAAACGCCAAAGCAATTGCGCCCCAGCAGATAATGCAGATTGCCCCGCGCAGCCTCGCGATACTCGCCCTGCGGATGAAAGCGATGCGCCATCAGCAGCAGCAATCCCTGATTTCCTGCTGTGCCATTCGATCCCCAATCGTAATCGGCCTCGGCCAGCGTCTGCCCATAGCCATTCTTCCGGCTCTGCTTCACCAGGCCATCCGCCGCGCCAATGGTCGACGCATGAATCTGCGCTACCAGCTTCGCATCGCCACGCAATTGACCGTGATGCTCCGCCATCGCATACGTCCACCAGGCCATCGAAGCCACATTGCCCCAGCTCGGCACATCCATCTGCAGCGGCTTTTCGAGTGCCCGCCAGCGGGCCAGCACAGGCGCCTCATACTGCGCGTCGCCGGTGGTGCGCCACAACTCGGCGGATGCCCACAGCAACTCATCGCTGTCGTGCGCGTCTCCATAAGCGCCAGTTGAAACCGTCGGCGGATTCTTCAGGAACAACGCATCCTTATGCGCCATCGCCCAGGTCCACGCCCGCTTGGCCGCATCAAGACACGCGTCGGCAAAGACCGGATCAAACTCGCGATACACTCGCGCTGCAATCGCCATCACGGCGGCAAAATCGGCCGAGGCCGTCGCAATCTTGTAAGGCGGCTCGCCAGAGCCGATCACATAGCTCACCAGCGCATCATCCTGCGGCATGATGAAACCGCAGAAGTGCAGGCTGGTCTGTTTGTCCCACACGCCGCCGTCCTTGTCCTGCAGCGCCTGCATCCAGGTCAGGTTCCAGCGCACTTCCGCCAGAAAATCCGGCGTCGATCCGCCCGATTCCGGAATTTGCAACTGCATTGGTTGCAGTTGATCGCGATACATCTCCCACGCCCACAACAGCGTGCCCGTCGAGATTCCCGAATTCACGATGTAGCGGCCATAGTCGCCCGCATCGTGCCATCCGCCGTAATTCTGAAACAGCCCGGTCTTGCCCGAGGTCGCGTCAAAAGCATCTTTCAAATGGCAGGGAGGATGCTCATACCCGCCGCCCAGATTCACCTCGCAGCCGCACCGCTGCCCATAATAGGCGCGCATCGCCAGCCGCAGCGGATCGCGCAGCACATCATCGCCCACTGCAAACTCCAGTGACGACGCCGATGGGTCGCCATGCTCCACTTCGAGCCGGTACCGCCCTGCTTCCTTCACCGCTGAAAAATCCGCAAGCTGCACGCGGTCCCCGCTCAACTCGTCCTGCAGCGCCGCGCTCAGCGGCCCTTGATGCACGCGCTTGCCCGGCGTGCCGTCCGGCTTCATCTGCAGCACGCGAAACGATCGCGCGTCTCCACGCTCATGAGCAGCCCACTGCACCGTGGCAATCTTCGCCGCCTGCGCCAGATAACCCACCTGGCTCCCCATCAGTTGATAGGCGGCCGGCGTCAGCGGATCAGGAGAACCCATCGCAAATGTCTTGCTGGCCACACCGGCAAGCGCGGCGCTCGCGCTGAGTTGTAAGAATCTTCTGCGGTTCAAAGCCGCAGCCTCGACGAAGACACCCGGGCGCGCTACTCTGCTCATGCACACCATCATCTCACCAAAGGCAATCGTTCTCCTCATGAGCCTCGCTGAAGATATCGCCCTCGTCGCCCGCCAGGAATCGGCCCTCGTCTTCGAGCACTTTGATGAAAACACCGCATGGCAGCTTGGCTCACGCCTGCGCCAGATGGCCGTCGAGCGCGGCTACCCGCTGGTGATTGACGTCCGCCGCTTTGGCCAGGTGCTCTTCACCGCAGCGCTGCCCGGAGCGGTGCCCGACCAGGCCGAATGGGTTCGCCGCAAGACCAACGTCGTCGCCCGCTTTCATCGCAGCTCCTACGCCATCGGCCTCGAACTGGCCGAAAAGCAGAGCAGCCTCGAAGAAAAGCAGGGGCTACCCACCGTGGACTTCGCGACCCACGGCGGATGCTTTCCCATTCGCGTGAAAAGTGCTGGAATCATCGGCTGCGTGACCGTCTCCGGCCTGCCGCAGCGCGCCGACCATGAGCTGGTCGTCGAGGCCATCTGCGCACTGACTGGCCTCGATTACGCCACATACAAACTGCCCCAAGCATGAACCCCGGGGCCTGAACCCCGGGGCCTGAGCCCCGGGCAGTCCCTACTGCACCTTGCCCTTGGGCCGCAGGCGCTGCAACTCCATGGCACAGGCCACAGCATTCAGGCTTGCCAGCTTCAGATTATCGAGCGCCACCCACAGCCAGAACTGGCGCGTAGCCTGCGGCTTATCCTCGGCGGTGCGCAGCCTCACCAGCACATCGCTCTGCCCGGCTGAGCTGAGATTGGTCGGCGCATCCGCATCGCCCAGAATCAGGTCGATATGCTCGCCCTGCAGCGCGGCTTCCATGTGCTCCAGTTCAACCGCCTGCTCCATCTCAATCGCCAGCGACAGCGTGTAGCCATGAAAGACCGGCGCATGCACCAACTGCAGCATCACCGGATGCTTCCCTGCCCGCAACAAAGAGTAATGCCGCCGCATGCGGCTCTCGCTCGCCTGCAACGGCGTGCGTGCCGCTTCGCCAAAGACCGGCGTCGCATTGAAGGCCACCTGCGTGTCATAAACCATGCGCGGCAGCGACTGAAAGTTCAGCAGGGTCACCGTCTGCTGGTGCAGCTCATCCATGCCGGCACGGCCATACTCTGAGGCCGGCTCCAGCACCGTCGCCGCGGCGCAACGCACCTTGCCCAGTTGCTCCACCCTCTGCATCAGCAGCGCCAGCGCCACCGCCGCGGGATTTGCCGACACCAGGGCCGGAGTCGTCAACCCGGGCATCTCCGCCGGAGCTTCGCCTGCCTCCTGCAGCCACGGCGCGCGCAGCAACACGCCCGGCTCGTTCTCCATGGCGCCGGTCAGGTCCACAATGCTGGCTCCCGCCTTCTGGGCGCTGTGCCAATGCTTGCGCGTGGCCTCTTCTGAACCGGCAAAGAAAACAAAGTCAGCGCGCCGGAAAGACTCCGGCTCAATCCGCTGGATCAGGGCGACTTCATCGCCCACCGCCTCCAGCTGGCCGATCTGCTCCTCCTCGTCCATCAGGACAAAGTCGGCGTTGGCAAAGGGAGATTCCGCAAGCGCTTCATTCAGCTCCTTACCGCGAAGAGACGAAGCGCCGACAATAGCGATTTTGTATAGGTCTGGCATCAATGGGTCGTAGTATCGGGGTCCCCGGCGACAGGTCCTGGTCGCTGGGGTGAGTTATCACTCAAAACTTGGGCGTGTGCTCCTCTGCGATGCCGCTGCCAGGAATACGCAAGCCGGGCAATCACGCCTGAAAACATATAGGCCAGCGCCATGGCCGCCAGCACGTACCTTGAGAAGAAGACCAGCGCATACATCACCAGCCCAAACAGTACTATCCACTGGAAGGGCTGGCGGCTATTGAAGTTGATCTCTTTGCCGCTCCAGAATCTCCAGGTGCTCACCATCAAAAAGCCCAGAAAGCCCACCAGCACCATCCAGGTAATGGCCACCGCACTCATTGAGACCGGAATACCGCCAAAGAAATGCACCACGGCGGCAATTACCCCGGCCGCTGCCGGAATCGGCATGCCGACAAAATACTTGCGCCCAGGCCGGCCCGGATTTTTGGGCACCGGATTATGGCTGATATTAAAGCGCGCCAACCGGCTCGCCCCGCACAGCAGAAACAGGAAGCACAGAAACGCGCCAAACTGCACCAGCTTCTGATGCAGGCCCGCGTCCATGGCCGAGGGCAGCATCTGAAAGCCCCACGTAAAGGCCAGCACGCTCGGCGCAACGCCAAACGTAATCACATCGGCCAGCGAATCCAGCTCGCGCCCAAAGTCGCTGGTCGTGTTCGTCATGCGCGCAATGCGCCCGTCCAGCGCGTCAAACGGAATCGCAAACGCAATCGCCAGCGCCGCGTGATCAAAATACTTCGGCTCCAGCGCCGAGCCCTGCAGGCTCTGGGTAATGGCAAAGTATCCCGCGCCGATATTCGCCGCCGTAAATATCGACGGCAGAATATACATGCCGCGCCGCCGCTTGCGGTCGCGCTTGCCGTTCTCTCCGGATTTCAGGCCAGGCAAGGGTGCCAGTCCATTCAAATCGGTCTCTCCGTCGATGCCAGCGTTCCGGGCGCCGTGGGTGCCGCTGCCAGCACGCCTGCTCCTTCGGCCGCACGCGCCAGAATGGTCGATCCCCCGCTCACGCGCTGCCCCTGCCGCACCAGAATCTCAAACCCCGGCGGCATCAGAATGTCGGTGCGCGATCCAAACTTGATCAGGCCCACGCGCTGTCCGCGCTCCACCCGGTCACCCACGCGCTTGGTGAATACGATGCGCCGCGCCAGCAATCCGGCAATCTGCTTGAAGGTGATTTCATAGCCCGCATCGGCACGCACCACGACCGTATTCTGCTCGTTTTTCTTTGCGGAGGCCGGGTCCATCGCGTTCAAATACAGACCTTTCTGATAGGCAACGCTCGCAATGGTGCCAGCCACCGGCGAGCGGTTCACATGCACATCAAAGACGCTCAAAAAGATGCTGATGCGCTGCAACTCGCCCTGCGGCGTGCGAATACGCGCCACCTCGGTCACCTTGCCGTCCGCAGGCGACACCACCAAGCCCTCGCCCCCCGGAATCGCCCGCTTGGGATCGCGGAAGAACCACAGGAAAAACGCCGCCAATAGCAGCGGAAGCACAGCCCAGCTCCATCCGCCTGTCAGCAGATGCACAATCACTGCCACAACCAGCAGCGCCAATCCGTAAAAATATCCGTCTCGTACCATGGCTCAGAACAGACTCGATTATAAGTCTTCGCTTCCGGCACGCTGCGGCATTTCGCCCAACCGGCACGGTACTCCCGGCTGGCAAGGCACAGGAATGCCCCATACCTTGCCACACCGCAAGTCTCTCAGGAGTTTTAGAAGTGGTTCGCCGTCAGGCGTAATGAAGCTGTGCGCCCAGGGACTGACGGGCCGCAATTTCGTCTTTAATTCGGAGTTTGATCTTCTTGAGGCGGACTTCCTCAAGCTGTTCGTCTTCTGAGAGGTAGGGTTTCGCGAGCAGAGCTGCGAGCTGTTGCTCGTAATGGCGATGTTGATCTTCCAGGCTGCGAATCACTTCGCTGGCCGCCTTCTGATCTATATCCATACACAGCACCTCCGGTACTACTTTTCTAGGACGTCCTACGCTAGCACCCGGTTAGCTCTTCTTCAATGGCTTTTTGCGGTCGATTTTCCACCGCCCGCAACTCTTTCGCCATCAGCACCGCGTCCTCTTCAGGATCAAGATAATAGCGCCGCCGCAATCCCGCCTGGCAAAACCCGGCCCGCCGGTAAAGCGCCTGCGCTGCCTCATTTCCCGCCCGCACTTCCAGCAGAATGCGCCGTCCGCCCAGCCCGCTGGCCCATTCCTCCAGCGCCTGCAGCAACCGCCGCGCCACGCCCCGGCGGCGAAACGCATCCTCTACGGCGATCCACTCCAGCTCGCAGGCATTCTCCACTCCGTCCACGAGCAGCCGTGCAATCACCACCCCGGCCCCGCCGCCCTCCTGCCCAGCCACACACGCAAAATAGCGCAGCGCCGCCGGCCACTCATCCGGGCGCAGCAGCGACTCATACGTTTGCGCGGACCAATGCGGCGAACCCGGCGTCTTGCGGTCGAGTTCCATCACCCACGGCAGATCGGCCGCCTGCATGGAACGCAGCTCCATCAACGCGCGGCCCCATCCGCCACCACCTCGGCTTGCGAACGCCGCAGGTAGTGCGCGTCCATCGCGGCCAGATCGTCAAACTCACCCCGCCGCAGACGTTCCAGCGCCAGCCGCAGGGCGTCTTCCGCCGTAGGAGCCGCCACCCGCCGCGCCCCCGGCAGGCTGCGCGCCACGCTGTCTTCACAGCACGCCACATCCGCCTCCGCCACCTGGGCCCGCACCTCATCGGGATGCAGTACAGC
The DNA window shown above is from Acidobacterium capsulatum ATCC 51196 and carries:
- the murI gene encoding glutamate racemase, with protein sequence MNPSHSHPLRIGVFDSGFGGLTVLRALLRELPQAEFLYFGDTARLPYGAKSRETIARYAVSAAEFLVRQGAEYLVIACNTASALALDDLRAALDIPVLGVVETGANAAQAHSHSGDVLVIATAATVESHAYATACAERNLRAVEKACPLLVPLVEEGWIDHPVTREVLSIYFTELMHQSKAAALAPDTLLLGCTHYPLLREPIEQAIPAQIRVIDSAEVTAAQVAAAVHAPQAGTPAAPRFFATDSPAKFQRLGSRFLGQPIEHVELIDLEALEAL
- a CDS encoding enoyl-ACP reductase FabI, coding for MIDLKGRVAVVFGVANKRSIAWGIVQQLHAAGATLAIGYQNERLRAEAESLIQEVPGAEAFQCDVSQDEEIERVFAQFKERYGKLDILVHSVAYAPADALKNDFVLTSREDFRVAHDISVYSLIALSRAAAPLMTEGGSIMTLSYFGAEKVVPHYNVMGVAKAALEATVRYLAADLGKQNIRVNAISAGPIKTLAARGIGGLGDMLKAHADRAPLHRNTDQSEVGGAAVFLASPLASGITGETIYVDSGYNIMGF
- a CDS encoding glycoside hydrolase family 9 protein, whose translation is MSRVARPGVFVEAAALNRRRFLQLSASAALAGVASKTFAMGSPDPLTPAAYQLMGSQVGYLAQAAKIATVQWAAHERGDARSFRVLQMKPDGTPGKRVHQGPLSAALQDELSGDRVQLADFSAVKEAGRYRLEVEHGDPSASSLEFAVGDDVLRDPLRLAMRAYYGQRCGCEVNLGGGYEHPPCHLKDAFDATSGKTGLFQNYGGWHDAGDYGRYIVNSGISTGTLLWAWEMYRDQLQPMQLQIPESGGSTPDFLAEVRWNLTWMQALQDKDGGVWDKQTSLHFCGFIMPQDDALVSYVIGSGEPPYKIATASADFAAVMAIAARVYREFDPVFADACLDAAKRAWTWAMAHKDALFLKNPPTVSTGAYGDAHDSDELLWASAELWRTTGDAQYEAPVLARWRALEKPLQMDVPSWGNVASMAWWTYAMAEHHGQLRGDAKLVAQIHASTIGAADGLVKQSRKNGYGQTLAEADYDWGSNGTAGNQGLLLLMAHRFHPQGEYREAARGNLHYLLGRNCFGVSWVTHVGTNPFQHPHHRPSVADGIAAPWPGLLSGGPNRHPGDPAAKTVPTQPPMRMWLDDWQAFSMNEVAINWNAPLVFTLAGAQG
- a CDS encoding heme-degrading domain-containing protein: MSLAEDIALVARQESALVFEHFDENTAWQLGSRLRQMAVERGYPLVIDVRRFGQVLFTAALPGAVPDQAEWVRRKTNVVARFHRSSYAIGLELAEKQSSLEEKQGLPTVDFATHGGCFPIRVKSAGIIGCVTVSGLPQRADHELVVEAICALTGLDYATYKLPQA
- a CDS encoding Asd/ArgC dimerization domain-containing protein is translated as MPDLYKIAIVGASSLRGKELNEALAESPFANADFVLMDEEEQIGQLEAVGDEVALIQRIEPESFRRADFVFFAGSEEATRKHWHSAQKAGASIVDLTGAMENEPGVLLRAPWLQEAGEAPAEMPGLTTPALVSANPAAVALALLMQRVEQLGKVRCAAATVLEPASEYGRAGMDELHQQTVTLLNFQSLPRMVYDTQVAFNATPVFGEAARTPLQASESRMRRHYSLLRAGKHPVMLQLVHAPVFHGYTLSLAIEMEQAVELEHMEAALQGEHIDLILGDADAPTNLSSAGQSDVLVRLRTAEDKPQATRQFWLWVALDNLKLASLNAVACAMELQRLRPKGKVQ
- the pssA gene encoding CDP-diacylglycerol--serine O-phosphatidyltransferase, yielding MYILPSIFTAANIGAGYFAITQSLQGSALEPKYFDHAALAIAFAIPFDALDGRIARMTNTTSDFGRELDSLADVITFGVAPSVLAFTWGFQMLPSAMDAGLHQKLVQFGAFLCFLFLLCGASRLARFNISHNPVPKNPGRPGRKYFVGMPIPAAAGVIAAVVHFFGGIPVSMSAVAITWMVLVGFLGFLMVSTWRFWSGKEINFNSRQPFQWIVLFGLVMYALVFFSRYVLAAMALAYMFSGVIARLAYSWQRHRRGAHAQVLSDNSPQRPGPVAGDPDTTTH
- a CDS encoding phosphatidylserine decarboxylase family protein, with the protein product MVRDGYFYGLALLVVAVIVHLLTGGWSWAVLPLLLAAFFLWFFRDPKRAIPGGEGLVVSPADGKVTEVARIRTPQGELQRISIFLSVFDVHVNRSPVAGTIASVAYQKGLYLNAMDPASAKKNEQNTVVVRADAGYEITFKQIAGLLARRIVFTKRVGDRVERGQRVGLIKFGSRTDILMPPGFEILVRQGQRVSGGSTILARAAEGAGVLAAAPTAPGTLASTERPI
- a CDS encoding YdcH family protein encodes the protein MDIDQKAASEVIRSLEDQHRHYEQQLAALLAKPYLSEDEQLEEVRLKKIKLRIKDEIAARQSLGAQLHYA
- a CDS encoding GNAT family N-acetyltransferase, with product MELRSMQAADLPWVMELDRKTPGSPHWSAQTYESLLRPDEWPAALRYFACVAGQEGGGAGVVIARLLVDGVENACELEWIAVEDAFRRRGVARRLLQALEEWASGLGGRRILLEVRAGNEAAQALYRRAGFCQAGLRRRYYLDPEEDAVLMAKELRAVENRPQKAIEEELTGC